A single region of the Bacillus cereus genome encodes:
- a CDS encoding GyrI-like domain-containing protein translates to MKEPIIVTKEAFQAIGVSITTTNEKEASTEGEIPKLWNRYFQEQIMHQIPNQQTKETFAFYSNYESDETGIYQFTIGMPVSSLEDVPENMTAITIPATTYAVFTTRKGPVSEVVCEAWEYIWQWSKENKRAFTTDFELYDEKATDPNNVQLDIYIALA, encoded by the coding sequence ATGAAAGAACCGATTATCGTAACAAAAGAAGCTTTCCAAGCAATCGGCGTCTCTATTACGACGACAAACGAAAAAGAGGCATCTACTGAAGGAGAAATTCCAAAGCTTTGGAATCGCTACTTCCAAGAACAAATTATGCATCAAATTCCAAATCAACAAACAAAAGAAACATTCGCCTTCTATTCAAACTACGAATCGGATGAAACCGGTATATATCAATTTACTATTGGCATGCCCGTTTCTTCACTGGAAGACGTTCCTGAAAATATGACAGCTATAACAATACCTGCCACAACGTATGCAGTATTTACAACGAGAAAAGGCCCTGTGTCTGAAGTCGTGTGCGAGGCTTGGGAATATATTTGGCAATGGTCGAAAGAAAACAAACGCGCTTTTACAACAGATTTCGAACTGTATGATGAAAAAGCAACGGATCCAAATAACGTACAATTAGATATTTATATTGCTTTAGCTTAA